In Debaryomyces hansenii CBS767 chromosome A complete sequence, a genomic segment contains:
- a CDS encoding DEHA2D06292p (similar to uniprot|P16451 Saccharomyces cerevisiae YGR193C PDX1 Dihydrolipoamide dehydrogenase (E3)-binding protein (E3BP) of the mitochondrial pyruvate dehydrogenase (PDH) complex) gives MLRGSTLRPIIRSNVNRYVKSAFHSSVKLNAGSVFKMPAMSPTMTEGGIVSWKFKAGDEFSAGDVLLEVETDKATIDVEAQDDGIMWEVLENDGASGVAVGKPIALLAEPGDDLSSLEKPSLESEAPKAASEEAPKKEAKEQPKEQPKEQSKTQKAEKTQPKKSGSDTDSGSVFLSANPSQKLSPSVELLLHQNNISADDAISKIPASGPNGRLLKGDVLAYVGDIKKDAVVSIAKFIKSRERLDLSNIKLAEPKPKDAGKAENIEPEKPSNILTVEMTSEFPEDISKDKFKYAFEKSIKSAIRITYAHRFPEYSSSPSASSLVESDLFDDLLAPSVTKNRFEVYDVNYNFFGSVASPTLSAAIADEFDEILGLSAPSPSVSSISDEGMHSVNVEFKIKFNESLTDSKAFVDYFEGSLLSQIPSRRLKITN, from the coding sequence ATGCTTAGAGGTAGTACATTAAGACCAATTATTCGTAGCAATGTCAATAGATACGTGAAATCGGCATTTCATAGCAGTGTTAAGTTGAATGCTGGGTCAGTATTTAAGATGCCCGCAATGTCACCTACTATGACGGAAGGAGGAATTGTTTCTTGGAAATTTAAGGCAGGAGACGAATTTTCAGCAGGAGATGTGTTGTTAGAGGTTGAGACTGACAAGGCCACCATTGATGTCGAGGCACAGGATGACGGTATTATGTGGGAGGTTTTGGAAAACGATGGGGCCAGTGGAGTGGCAGTTGGAAAGCCGATTGCTTTGTTGGCGGAGCCGGGCGACGATTTATCGAGCTTAGAGAAGCCATCTTTAGAGTCAGAAGCGCCAAAAGCAGCCAGCGAGGAAGCACCTAAGAAAGAGGCCAAGGAGCAACCAAAAGAACAACCAAAAGAACAATCTAAGACGCAAAAAGCAGAGAAGACCCAACCAAAGAAGAGTGGATCAGATACCGATTCCGGAAGCGTATTTTTGAGTGCTAATCCTAGTCAAAAACTTCTGCCTTCTGTTGAATTGTTATTGCACCAGAATAACATTTCGGCAGATGATGCCATTTCCAAAATACCAGCCTCGGGTCCTAACGGTAGATTATTAAAGGGAGATGTGTTGGCTTACGTCGGAGACATAAAGAAGGATGCTGTGGTCAGTATTGCCAAATTTATCAAGTCTAGAGAACGCTTGGACTTATCGAACATTAAATTAGCGGAACCAAAACCAAAAGATGCCGGTAAGGCAGAAAACATCGAACCAGAAAAACCCTCCAATATCTTAACGGTCGAAATGACCTCAGAATTCCCAGAAGATATTTCTAAAGACAAATTTAAATACGCATTCGAAAAATCCATCAAATCAGCCATAAGAATTACCTACGCCCACAGATTCCCCGAATACTCATCCTCGCCTTCTGCCTCCTCCTTGGTCGAATCTGATTTGTTTGATGACTTATTGGCTCCATCCGTCACCAAGAACAGATTCGAAGTCTACGATGTCAATTACAATTTCTTTGGATCGGTAGCATCCCCAACGTTATCTGCGGCCATTGCCGATGAGTTCGATGAGATTTTAGGTTTATCCGCACCATCTCCTTCTGTATCCTCTATTTCAGATGAAGGCATGCATAGTGTTAATGTTGAATTCAAgattaaatttaatgaatccTTAACTGACTCAAAAGCATTTGTTGATTACTTTGAAGGCTCCTTACTTTCTCAAATTCCTAGCAGAAGGCTTAAAATTACAAACTAA
- a CDS encoding DEHA2D06314p (no similarity) — MSQIYSQEIPRKFPEKAGEARDSKRFLPGILLGFFSSEHGKYSKNRRRSLPKSLILLLYISYIYGIF; from the coding sequence ATGTCGCAAATTTATTCCCAGGAAATTCCCAGGAAATTCCCGGAAAAAGCTGGCGAAGCTCGCGACAGTAAACGATTTTTGCCGGGAATACTTTTAggatttttttcatcagaACACGGTAAATATTCTAAAAACAGAAGACGTTCTTTACCTAAATCATTAATcctattattatatatttcatatatatatggaATATTTTGA
- a CDS encoding DEHA2D06226p (weakly similar to uniprot|P32343 Saccharomyces cerevisiae YKL124W SSH4 Suppressor of SHR3), which produces MDPAIILFVFIFVSVCFCLLIFLSAYRVFSGGSERNEYSFLGSEILGSEVPREFLNDEEALNHLASEYDFTHLSPEEQFSYLRGEEFTKTNPPNFHNTRGKSYSNEDDMLLKERGINAFEFEQDADILRGRYIVADKTEINFHNNDTPYSTATSILNYSLPVKNRAYSDTVYFEVKVFEFQNGSENPNGHFAIGLVTKPYPSDFRLPGYNNFSIAYESTGNLKINKPFPTPLQQHQGDNSQYNALVLPPLQQSDIVGFGYVVSTGTLFITRNGKKVMDVMRGCFIDLYPAVGCFSSNAKFQVNLGQLGFVWIEANVRKYGFVSNSDYKKIKGEQGLAALPEYGNSSVAEGDKLLEMGEELPPRYPEDELDFFGRSSKDILKVGSSSKSQNKTKSFSNNEKQDLEEINGEPKVAEEHRSSLITDDPEEVMDLRERLYEQNITGPVSELSSERAPLIGNNESQSEFYVNAKSATSSREGNTETDLKQVTDEEPNSSQELTKAAQNDSNISKTSRTKKKKKNKKNSKKNKKK; this is translated from the coding sequence ATGGATCCTgctattattttgtttgtaTTCATATTTGTTTCAGTTTGCTTCTGCCTTTTAATATTCCTTAGCGCATATAGGGTATTCTCTGGCGGTTCtgaaagaaatgaataCAGCTTCCTTGGATCAGAAATATTAGGATCAGAAGTTCCTCGTGAGTTTTTGAACGACGAAGAGGCATTGAATCATTTGGCCTCGGAATACGATTTCACACATTTGTCCCCTGAAGAGCAATTCTCTTATTTAAGAGGTGAGGAATTTACTAAAACTAATCCTCCAAACTTTCATAATACAAGGGGTAAATCATATTCTAATGAGGATGATATGTTGCTTAAGGAGCGTGGTATTAATGCATTTGAGTTCGAACAAGACGCAGATATATTACGTGGGCGCTATATAGTTGCTGATAAAACAGAGATTAACTTTCATAATAACGATACTCCCTATTCTACTGCAACTTCCATATTGAATTACAGTCTACCAGTCAAAAACAGAGCGTATTCAGATACTGTTTATTTTGAGGTTAAGGTgtttgaatttcaaaatggCAGCGAAAATCCAAATGGCCATTTTGCCATTGGATTAGTAACTAAACCTTATCCTAGCGATTTTCGTTTGCCGGGCTACAACAATTTCTCCATTGCATATGAATCAACTGGTAACTTGAAGATCAACAAACCTTTCCCAACGCCATTACAACAACATCAAGGAGACAACAGTCAATATAATGCATTAGTTTTGCCTCCATTACAACAGTCAGATATTGTTGGATTTGGTTATGTCGTGAGTACTGGtactttatttattacaCGCAATGGCAAGAAAGTTATGGATGTCATGAGGGGATGTTTCATAGACTTGTATCCTGCTGTGGGTTGCTTTCTGTCGAATGCTAAATTTCAAGTTAATTTAGGTCAATTAGGTTTCGTCTGGATTGAGGCTAATGTCAGAAAGTATGGCTTTGTTTCAAATAGTGATTATAAGAAAATCAAAGGCGAGCAAGGTTTGGCTGCACTCCCAGAGTATGGTAATTCCAGTGTCGCTGAGGGTGATAAGCTTCTTGAAATGGGAGAAGAACTTCCACCACGATACccagaagatgaattagattTTTTTGGAAGATCATCAAAAGACATTCTTAAAGTGGGCTCGTCTTCGAAGTCTCAAAATAAGACCAagtcattttcaaataatgaaaaacaAGATCtcgaagaaattaatgGTGAGCCTAAGGTTGCCGAAGAGCACCGTTCATCGTTAATTACCGATGATCCTGAAGAAGTCATGGATTTAAGAGAAAGACTCTATGAGCAGAATATTACTGGGCCCGTAAGTGAACTTAGTTCGGAAAGAGCACCATTAATCGGAAATAATGAAAGTCAATCGGAATTCTACGTTAACGCAAAGAGTGCGACATCTTCTAGAGAAGGAAATACTGAAACTGATTTAAAACAGGTGACAGACGAGGAACCTAATTCGTCGCAGGAATTAACAAAAGCTGCTCAAAATGATTCCAATATATCAAAGACAAGCAGAacgaaaaagaagaagaagaataagaaaaattctaaaaaaaataagaagaagtag
- a CDS encoding DEHA2D06204p (similar to uniprot|Q07896 Saccharomyces cerevisiae YLR002C NOC3 Protein that forms a nuclear complex with Noc2p that binds to 66S ribosomal precursors to mediate their intranuclear transport): MGKRKQNKEVESKRKKAKQQQDAQLSTGLFSSNHDSPENEEIRDWDNEEQDYELKPRNRKNDVVEGLPIKMADGRIERVVREVAEEDTKPEEPETKEPLVESKEDNESEHEEDEDSDLTPLERLNKIKEEIADLASKLIEDPEENVSCLTRLRKMSESRNMVTCQLSMMALIPVFKSLAPTYKIRPLTDTEKREKVSKDVARLRQFEQSLISNYTLYIDNLSKLAKVSLSNSQNNKKITPEQIKKGQLAAKAACELCISSLRHFNYRNEIISIVVRRLNRKPNNTEDFEIFTKCLRVLETLLKDDEENGDISFDVIRILCHSIRDKKFRVDESVVNIFLSLSLLEDYDPNNNKNDSPKQKLKKKDRVHLSKKERKARKERKEIDEEMRKAEQTITIEEREKYQSQVLKMLLALYLEILKAGSHTSSIPNNNANDLMASVLEGLARFGQMANFDLLGDFLEVLREIMTDIMDEHSLSDENEVSDEFGGMYGGKQIRTVLLCIATSFTLVTNHSTTGKLPMTIDLSKFVSCLHNILCDMALDCDMEFSHKSLRLADPLQVSTISEKPSVNVSTKSELLLRCLDFVFFRSRNGTLPRATTFTKRLYISILQTPEKTSLASLKFIGKLMSRYGDSLKGLWNTEERISGEGTYILGIERSGREVELERSNSGAATLWENVLLDKHYCPMVKDGSRSLMNNSKPNERR; encoded by the coding sequence ATGGGTAAAAGAAAGCAGAATAAGGAAGTTGAATCTAAGAGAAAGAAGGCTAAACAACAACAGGATGCGCAGCTTTCGACTggattattttcttctaatcATGATTCAcctgaaaatgaagaaatcagaGATTGGGACaatgaagaacaagatTATGAATTGAAGCCAAGAAATAGAAAGAATGATGTGGTTGAGGGTTTACCGATAAAGATGGCTGACGGTAGGATTGAAAGAGTGGTAAGAGAAGTTGCAGAGGAAGACACTAAGCCAGAGGAACCAGAAACGAAAGAACCGTTGGTGGAGAGTAAGGAAGATAATGAGTCAGAACAcgaagaagacgaagacTCCGACTTGACTCCTCTAGAAAGattaaataagattaagGAAGAGATTGCAGATTTGGCATCAAAGCTCATTGAAGACCCGGAAGAAAATGTCCTGTGTCTTACTAGATTAAGAAAAATGTCAGAATCACGTAATATGGTCACTTGTCAATTATCCATGATGGCGTTGATTCCAGTGTTTAAATCGTTGGCTCCAACCTATAAGATTAGACCTTTAACGGATACAgaaaaaagagaaaaggTAAGTAAAGATGTGGCTCGTTTGCGTCAATTTGAACAATCTTTGATAAGTAACTACACCTTATACATTGATAACTTGTCTAAATTAGCGAAAGTATCGCTTCTGAACTCCCAaaacaataaaaaaatCACCCCGGAACAGATAAAGAAAGGGCAATTAGCTGCTAAAGCTGCCTGCGAGTTATGTATATCTTCGTTGCGTCATTTTAACTACAGAAACGAAATTATCTCTATTGTTGTGCGTCGTCTTAACAGAAAACCGAATAATActgaagattttgaaatctttaCGAAATGTTTGAGAGTTTTAGAAACATTATTGaaggatgatgaagaaaatggtGATATTTCGTTTGATGTAATAAGAATTTTGTGTCATTCAATTAGAGATAAAAAGTTTAGGGTTGATGAATCCGTCgtaaatattttcttatcaTTGTCTCTTTTAGAAGACTATGATcctaataataacaaaaatgATTCTCCTAAgcagaaattaaagaaaaaagatAGAGTCCACTTGTCTAAGAAAGAGAGAAAAGCTAGAAAGGAAAGGAAAGAAATAGACGAAGAGATGCGTAAAGCTGAACAAACTATAactattgaagaaagagaaaagtATCAATCACaggtattgaaaatgttatTGGCATTAtatttagaaatattaaaggCTGGTTCTCATACGTCATCAATTCCTAACAACAATGCAAATGATCTCATGGCATCAGTCTTAGAAGGTTTGGCCCGTTTTGGTCAGATGgcaaattttgatttattggGTGATTTCTTAGAAGTGTTGAGAGAAATAATGACTGACATAATGGACGAACACTCTCTTTCAGATGAAAACGAAGTATCAGATGAATTCGGCGGCATGTATGGTGGAAAGCAAATTAGAACCGTATTGTTATGTATTGCAACATCGTTTACATTAGTCACCAATCACTCAACTACCGGTAAATTGCCAATGACAATcgatttatcaaaattcgTATCATGTTTGCACAACATCTTGTGTGATATGGCACTTGATTGTGACATGGAATTTTCGCATAAATCATTAAGATTGGCAGACCCTTTGCAAGTATCTACGATTTCAGAAAAACCTTCTGTCAACGTTTCTACAAAGTCTGAGCTATTATTACGTTGTCTAGACTTTGTTTTCTTCCGCTCAAGAAATGGTACCTTGCCCAGAGCAACCACTTTTACCAAAAGATTATacatttcaattttgcaGACTCCAGAAAAGACTTCTTTGGCGTCATTAAAgtttattggaaaattgATGAGCAGATATGGTGATAGTTTAAAAGGTTTATGGAACACTGAAGAAAGGATTAGCGGTGAAGGCACATATATCTTGGGTATAGAGAGATCTGGTAGAGAAGTTGAATTGGAAAGAAGTAATAGTGGTGCTGCAACTCTATGGGAAAATGTCTTATTAGACAAGCATTATTGTCCAATGGTTAAAGATGGTTCTCGatcattaatgaataacAGCAAGCCAAACGAAAGAAGGTAG
- a CDS encoding DEHA2D06336p (similar to uniprot|P38778 Saccharomyces cerevisiae YHR050W SMF2 Divalent metal ion transporter), translating to MNSLTRGGNSIKRLFGDAYSILRKYSRFIGPGLMVSVAYMDPGNYSTAVAAGSAFKYKLLFSILLSNCLAVFLQILSAKLGAVTGLDLAANCKANLSFRVNIFIYCLAELAIIATDLAEVVGTAISLNILFDLPLLAGVIVTVVDVLIVLMAYKPNGPLIFVRIFESFVSVLVGATVVCFAIELYQVSHEEGINFSTWEVIKGFMPNEKVVDMSDRDGGNGLYLSLAILGATVMPHSLYLGSGLVQARLKDYDIKHGHYKPLTDEPSNSEESADPEHNDEFERNEHPDQCTTNPFEKDEDEDENDHYRPSIHSINDTMTYTIVELVISLFTVALFVNSAILIVAGATLNNNKHKRDDDHDGNDTDDSDDEDDYQNADLFTIYNLLSTHLSPTAGFVFALALLCSGQSAGVVCTLAGQMVSEGFLSWSLPPITRRLITRGLAIIPCLVVVTLAGREGLSNVLNMSQVVLAILLPVVSAPLIWFTCSKEIMKVPIFVRDGDEEVDIMLDDDMDSSISRTITTSSAATLTNGKVKRFKSTEPAIRLQDLRNSHPCAGWDDDEAEASEEQQRLINHNNDSDSEITTSLGANEFQYGQHRRNISAGSDTYANTIIESEEDTYRVKGYKDMSNGPVTAFTAVLVWGFITCLNIYLLGSLILGYDVPL from the coding sequence atgaatagTTTGACGAGAGGTGGTAACAGCATTAAAAGGCTATTTGGTGATGCATATTCGATATTGAGAAAATACTCCAGATTCATAGGACCCGGGTTAATGGTTTCTGTGGCATACATGGATCCAGGGAATTATTCTACTGCTGTGGCTGCTGGTTCAGCTTTCAAGTATAAATTGCTTTTCCTGATATTGCTTTCGAACTGCTTGGCGGTGTTTTTACAGATATTGTCAGCCAAGTTGGGGGCGGTAACAGGATTGGATTTGGCGGCCAATTGCAAAGCCAATTTATCGTTTAGAGTTAACATATTCATTTACTGCTTAGCAGAACTAGCTATCATTGCTACAGACTTAGCTGAAGTTGTGGGGACTGCAATTTCgttaaatattttgttcgATTTACCGTTGTTAGCGGGGGTAATAGTGACAGTCGTTGATGTATTGATTGTGTTGATGGCATATAAACCAAATGGTCCGCTTATATTCGTGAGAATTTTTGAATCGTTTGTTTCAGTTTTAGTCGGAGCGACGGTAGTCTGCTTTGCAATTGAGTTATACCAAGTGTCTCATGAAGAAGgcattaatttttcaacctGGGAAGTCATAAAGGGTTTCATGCCAAATGAGAAAGTGGTGGATATGAGCGATCGTGATGGAGGAAATGGGTTGTATTTGAGTTTGGCAATTTTGGGTGCAACGGTTATGCCGCATTCCTTGTATTTAGGATCAGGATTAGTCCAAGCGAGATTAAAGGACTATGATATTAAACATGGACATTACAAGCCTTTAACAGATGAACCATCCAACTCGGAAGAAAGTGCTGATCCCGAACATAACGACGAGTTTGAAAGGAATGAACATCCTGATCAATGCACAACTAATCCGTTCGAAAAGGATGAAGACGAGGATGAAAATGATCATTATAGGCCATCGATACACTCGATTAATGATACAATGACCTATACTATAGTTGAATTAGtgatttcattatttacCGTGGCCTTATTTGTTAATTCGGCTATATTGATAGTTGCTGGTGCAACACTTAACAATAACAAACATAAAAGAGACGACGACCACGACGGTAATGACACAGATGATagtgacgatgaagatgattaCCAAAATGCTGATTTATTCACGAtttacaatttattatccaCACACTTATCTCCAACCGCAGGATTTGTATTTGCTCTCGCATTGCTTTGCTCAGGTCAAAGTGCAGGTGTTGTGTGTACATTAGCGGGTCAAATGGTACTGGAAGGCTTCTTGCTGTGGAGTTTGCCCCCAATTACAAGAAGACTAATCACCAGAGGATTAGCTATTATTCCTTGTTTAGTAGTTGTTACCTTAGCGGGCCGTGAAGGGTTGTCTAACGTTTTGAATATGAGTCAAGTCGTGTTGGCGATCTTGTTACCAGTTGTCAGTGCTCCATTGATTTGGTTTACTTGTTCTAAGGAAATCATGAAAGTACCTATTTTCGTCAGGGATGGGGATGAAGAGGTTGATATCATGTTAGATGACGACATGGATAGCAGTATTTCGAGAACAATCACTACCAGCAGCGCGGCCACCTTAACAAACGGTAAAGTAAAGAGATTCAAGAGTACTGAGCCAGCAATTAGATTGCAAGATTTGAGAAATTCCCACCCGTGCGCAGGGTGGGACGACGATGAAGCAGAAGCGTCCGAAGAACAACAACGATTGATTAATCACAATAACGACAGCGATAGTGAGATAACTACAAGCCTTGGTGCAAACGAATTCCAGTATGGCCAACATCgtagaaatatttcagCAGGAAGTGATACTTATGCCAACACTATAATTGAATCAGAAGAGGACACATACCGTGTTAAGGGTTACAAGGATATGAGTAATGGACCGGTTACTGCATTTACGGCTGTTTTAGTATGGGGTTTTATCACTTGTTTAaacatatatttattaggAAGTTTGATATTAGGATATGATGTTCCACTTTGA
- a CDS encoding DEHA2D06270p (no similarity), giving the protein MYLPYPSFNNSNNTNTSNINSTNSTNSSTNINANISERSKIPTDSFTSGRPLVYPHSNGHMITSPAESPIPSIGHGMHIPPLGLPPQALQPKTHNGQQFFQEQLHSLQQQQHHHQHQQQHYQQHIQHPQHLPHRQRQHQLHNPTLVEHPVNSHQLNGTSNGQPLQIMHDSKKKRGRPKKLILDPLTNQYIDSTHPNFKQLNKLVKTSSTVASTPTHISSTSLPSDTDGGITKLYDQPTYMRTLEDEAVQQLLQKKDRRGRPRKFPIEQTGLTIKGIRVNGTVKQRKKKEAELFHSNGQRIAKRERGRPRKTSLSSASPGSDSGSSISSSASVPYLPPPHLEGRDYRPQGSFHHSQLHQHQDDNQFNGSSLANNNNIYSMSRDPNLS; this is encoded by the coding sequence ATGTATCTTCCTTATCCTagttttaataattcaaataatactaatacGAGTAATATTAATAGTACTAATAGTACTAATAGCAGCACCAATATCAATGCCAACATTTCCGAGAGACTGAAAATACCGACAGATTCATTTACACTGGGGAGGCCGCTTGTGTATCCTCATTCGAATGGACATATGATTACATCTCCTGCGGAATCACCAATACCATCCATCGGACATGGTATGCATATTCCTCCGTTGGGTTTACCGCCACAGGCGTTGCAACCAAAAACACATAATGGCCAGCAGTTTTTTCAAGAACAACTACATAGCTTgcagcagcagcaacatcatcatcaacatcaacaacagcatTATCAACAGCATATCCAACATCCCCAGCATCTTCCCCACCGTCAGCGTCAGCATCAACTTCACAACCCTACTTTAGTAGAACATCCCGTGAATAGCCACCAGTTGAATGGTACTAGTAATGGTCAGCCACTACAAATAATGCACGATTctaaaaagaaaagaggTCGtccaaagaaattaattcttgatCCTCTTACAAATCAGTACATTGACTCAACACATCCTAATTTCAAACAACTAAATAAATTAGTCAAGACATCATCTACAGTAGCATCCACTCCAACTCATATTTCACTGACTTCATTGCCATCCGATACCGATGGTGGAATAACAAAATTATACGATCAGCCAACTTATATGCGTACCTTGGAGGATGAGGCCGTGCAACAGCTTCTTCAGAAAAAAGACAGAAGAGGTAGACCCCGTAAATTTCCAATTGAACAAACAGGTTTGACTATTAAAGGTATAAGGGTAAATGGAACAGTTAAGCaacgaaaaaaaaaagaggCAGAATTATTCCATTCTAACGGCCAGCGGATTGCTAAAAGAGAAAGAGGAAGACCAAGGAAAACTCTGCTTTCGTCAGCATCTCCTGGTTCTGATTCGGGCTCTTCTATACTGAGTTCGGCATCTGTGCCATATTTGCCTCCTCCCCATTTAGAAGGAAGAGATTATAGGCCTCAGGGATCTTTCCATCATTCACAActtcatcaacatcaagatgataatcaatttaatgGCTCATCGTTagccaataataataacatatATTCGATGAGTAGAGATCCTAATTTGTCATAA
- a CDS encoding DEHA2D06182p (highly similar to uniprot|P54781 Saccharomyces cerevisiae YMR015C ERG5 C-22 sterol desaturase) has protein sequence MSTNSTSEIVDNLSGSFGDTSFFIKTANDLYMNMSWLQLIITTIVLGLSYDQIMYQIRKGSIVGPRLKVWPIIGPFLESLDPKFEEYKAKWDSGPLSCVSIFHKFVVIASSRDLARKILGSPKYVKPCVVDVAIKILRPTNWVFLDGKAHSDYRKSLNGLFSQKALELYIPVQEKYMDLYLEKFVTLDGPTEFFPQFRELLCALSLRTFCGDYITEEQISLITDNYFRITAALELVNFPIIIPYTKTWYGKKIADETMKIFESCAGMSKKHINEDNGKPGCVMDEWIYLMKDAREKHSDDPESKLLIREFSNREISEVIFTFLFASQDASSSLACWLFQVVADRPDIVAKIREEQLRVRDQDPSKPLNLELINEMTYTNNVVKESLRYRPPVLMVPYVVKQSFPVTDTYTAPKGSMIIPTLYPALHDPEVYEDPDSFIPERWENATGDMNKRNWLVFGTGPHICLGKTYVLMLFTSMLGKFVMNSDIIHYPTPLSEEIKVFATIFPKDDLILEWKRRNPLQV, from the coding sequence ATGAGTACTAATTCTACGTCTGAAATAGTTGACAACTTATCTGGTTCCTTCGGGGACACCAGTTTTTTTATCAAAACAGCCAACGACCTTTATATGAATATGTCGTGGTTACAACTTATTATCACCACAATTGTATTGGGATTGTCGTATGATCAGATTATGTATCAAATCCGAAAGGGTAGTATTGTTGGTCCTCGTTTGAAGGTATGGCCTATCATTGGGCCATTTTTAGAATCATTAGATCCTAAATTCGAAGAATATAAGGCCAAGTGGGATTCTGGTCCTTTATCGTGTGTGTCGATTTTCCATAAGTTTGTTGTTATTGCATCTTCAAGAGACTTGGCTAGAAAGATCTTAGGGTCGCCTAAGTATGTCAAGCCATGTGTCGTTGATGTCGCTATTAAGATTTTAAGACCAACTAACTGGGTTTTCTTGGATGGTAAGGCACATTCGGATTATCGTAAATCTTTGAATGGTTTATTTAGTCAAAAGGCTTTGGAATTATATATTCCTGTTCAAGAAAAGTATATGGATTTATAccttgaaaaatttgttaCCTTGGATGGTCCAACTGAATTCTTCCCTCAATTTAGAGAATTATTGTGTGCCCTTTCTTTAAGAACTTTCTGTGGGGATTATATTACTGAAGAACAAATTTCCTTGATTACTGACAACTATTTCCGTATCACTGCTGCCTTAGAGTTAGTTAACTTCCCAATCATTATTCCATACACTAAGACTTGGTATGGTAAAAAAATTGCAGATGAAactatgaaaattttcgaATCCTGTGCCGGTATGTCTAAAAAACATATTAACGAAGACAACGGTAAACCAGGATGTGTTATGGATGAATggatttatttaatgaagGATGCAAGAGAAAAGCACTCAGATGATCCAGAATCTAAGTTATTAATTCGTGAGTTCTCAAACAGAGAAATATCTGAGGTTATTTTTACTTTCCTCTTTGCTTCCCAAGAtgcatcttcatctttagCTTGCTGGTTGTTCCAGGTTGTAGCCGATCGTCCTGATATTGTTGCCAAGATAAGAGAAGAACAATTAAGAGTTCGTGATCAAGACCCATCCAAGCCATTGAATTTagaattgattaatgaaatgACATACACTAATAATGTTGTTAAGGAATCATTACGTTACCGTCCTCCAGTCTTGATGGTCCCTTATGTTGTTAAACAGAGTTTCCCAGTTACTGACACATATACCGCCCCAAAGGGTTCTATGATTATTCCTACATTGTACCCAGCATTACACGACCCAGAAGTATATGAAGATCCAGATAGTTTTATTCCAGAAAGATGGGAAAATGCCACTGGTGATATGAACAAGCGTAACTGGTTAGTTTTCGGTACCGGCCCACATATTTGTTTAGGTAAAACCTATGTTTTGATGTTATTTACCAGTATGTTAGGTAAATTTGTTATGAACTCGGATATCATTCATTATCCTACTCCGTTATccgaagaaattaaagtCTTCGCTACAATCTTCCCAAAAGACGATTTAATCTTAGAGTGGAAGAGAAGAAACCCACTTCAAGTCtag